Proteins from a single region of Methanoculleus horonobensis:
- the infB gene encoding translation initiation factor IF-2, which yields MAKESTIRTPIVCVMGHVDHGKTSLLDRIRGSSVVSTEEGAITQHIGATLVPIDAVTRMGGALSKISVNVPGLLFIDTPGHHAFTTLRARGGALADMAIVVVDINEGFRPQTIEALQILRNYKTPFVIAANKVDRIHGWRVQENQPFLKTFAQQNERVQGMVETKVYELVGKLSDLGFNSERFDRVSDFARNICIVPTSAITGEGLPDILMVLIGLAQRYMTESLKVSAEGPGAGTVLEVKEERGLGMTLDLILYDGTLKVGDEIVVAGNDQIIETKVRSLLKPRPMSEILIEERFERVKSITAAAGIKVAAPKLDGVIAGSPLRVVRGGNRDEVIERVRHEVQDIEVNLSDVGVIIRADTIGALEALSKELESHQIQVMRATVGPVTRHDVIEAGTIKDPLYSALIAFNTPVLPDAVDALADSAMSHVSIFEGGVIYQLIDDYVEWSDEKKQEFERQKFEKVIMPAKIRILPNCVFRQSNPAVVGVRILGGKLQSGVDLALPNGKKVGRIKQIQAKNESVQEAEAGKEVAISIEGPTVGRQINVDDDLYVDIPERHVKVIEREMFDHLSPSLRETLEEFTTLKRREDPFWGK from the coding sequence ATGGCAAAGGAATCAACGATCAGGACCCCCATCGTCTGCGTGATGGGCCACGTAGATCACGGCAAGACATCGCTCCTTGACCGGATCCGGGGCTCGTCCGTGGTATCTACCGAAGAAGGCGCGATTACACAGCATATCGGCGCCACACTTGTTCCCATCGATGCAGTCACCCGCATGGGCGGGGCCCTGAGCAAGATCAGCGTCAATGTCCCGGGCCTCCTCTTCATCGACACCCCCGGGCACCACGCCTTCACCACCCTTCGTGCGCGCGGCGGGGCGCTTGCCGACATGGCGATCGTCGTGGTGGACATCAACGAGGGCTTCCGCCCACAGACGATCGAGGCGCTCCAGATCCTGCGCAACTACAAGACGCCGTTCGTCATCGCGGCAAACAAGGTCGACCGCATCCACGGCTGGCGCGTCCAGGAGAATCAGCCGTTCTTGAAGACGTTTGCGCAGCAGAACGAGCGCGTCCAGGGTATGGTCGAGACGAAGGTGTATGAACTCGTCGGCAAACTCTCCGACCTCGGGTTCAACTCCGAGCGGTTCGACCGGGTCTCGGACTTCGCGCGAAACATCTGCATCGTCCCGACGAGCGCCATCACCGGGGAAGGCCTTCCCGACATCCTCATGGTTCTGATCGGGCTTGCCCAGCGCTACATGACCGAGAGCCTCAAGGTCAGCGCCGAAGGTCCCGGCGCCGGCACCGTGCTCGAGGTGAAGGAGGAGCGGGGGCTCGGGATGACGCTTGATCTGATCCTCTACGACGGCACCCTCAAGGTCGGGGACGAGATCGTCGTCGCGGGGAACGACCAGATCATCGAGACGAAAGTGCGCTCCCTCTTAAAGCCCCGCCCGATGAGCGAGATCCTGATCGAGGAGCGGTTCGAGCGCGTCAAGTCCATCACCGCCGCAGCGGGTATCAAGGTCGCCGCCCCGAAACTCGACGGGGTCATCGCGGGCTCCCCTCTCCGCGTCGTCCGCGGCGGCAACCGGGACGAGGTGATTGAGCGCGTTCGCCACGAGGTTCAGGACATCGAGGTGAACCTCTCCGATGTCGGCGTCATCATCCGGGCGGACACCATCGGTGCCCTCGAAGCGCTCTCGAAGGAACTCGAAAGTCACCAGATCCAGGTGATGCGGGCGACCGTGGGGCCGGTCACCCGCCATGACGTCATCGAGGCGGGAACGATCAAAGACCCCCTCTACAGCGCGCTCATCGCCTTCAACACCCCCGTCCTGCCGGACGCAGTCGACGCCCTTGCGGATTCGGCGATGTCCCACGTCAGCATATTCGAGGGCGGGGTCATCTACCAGCTCATCGACGACTACGTCGAGTGGAGCGACGAGAAGAAGCAGGAGTTCGAACGGCAGAAGTTCGAGAAGGTGATCATGCCCGCCAAGATCCGGATCCTCCCGAACTGCGTCTTCCGGCAGAGCAACCCGGCGGTGGTCGGTGTTCGGATCCTCGGCGGGAAACTCCAGAGCGGGGTCGATCTCGCCCTCCCGAACGGCAAAAAGGTCGGTCGCATCAAGCAGATCCAGGCGAAGAACGAGTCGGTTCAGGAGGCCGAGGCGGGCAAGGAGGTGGCGATCTCGATCGAAGGGCCGACGGTCGGCCGCCAGATCAACGTCGACGACGACCTCTACGTGGATATCCCGGAGCGGCACGTGAAGGTGATCGAGCGGGAGATGTTCGATCACTTAAGCCCGAGTCTGCGCGAGACCCTGGAGGAGTTCACCACCCTTAAGCGCCGGGAAGACCCCTTCTGGGGGAAGTGA